In Camelina sativa cultivar DH55 chromosome 16, Cs, whole genome shotgun sequence, a single window of DNA contains:
- the LOC104751348 gene encoding hydroxyproline O-galactosyltransferase GALT5 isoform X1: MKKPKLSKVEKIDKIDLFSSLWKQRSIRVIMAIGFLYLLIVSVEIPLVFKSWSSSSISIESLSRLESEQEPLVVSIPNPPSLKPVSYPNSDSTIVNRTDQNKVREHHRGLLSSLRFDSETFDPSSKDGSVELHKSAKEAWQLGRKLWKELESGRLEKLVEKPEKNKSDSCPHSVSLTGSEFMNRENKLMELPCGLTLGSHITLVGRPRKSHPKDGDWSKLVSQFVIELQGLKTVEGEDPPRILHFNPRLKGDWSKKPVIEQNSCYRMQWGPAQRCEGWKSRDEEETVDSHVKCEKWIRDDDNYSEGSRARWWLNRLIGRRKRVKVEWPFPFVEEKLFVLTLSAGLEGYHINVDGKHVTSFPYRTGFTLEDATGLTVNGDIDVHSVFVASLPTSHPSFAPQRHLELSKRWQAPVVPDGPVELFIGILSAGNHFSERMAVRKSWMQHVLITSAKVVARFFVALHGRKEVNVELKKEAEYFGDIVLVPYMDSYDLVVLKTVAICEHGALAFSAKNIMKCDDDTFVKLGAVINEVKKVPEGRSLYIGNMNYYHKPLRGGKWAVTYEEWPEEDYPPYANGPGYVLSSDIARFIVEEFERHKLRLFKMEDVSVGMWVEHFKNTTNPVDYRHSLRFCQFGCVENYYTAHYQSPRQMICLWDKLLRQNKPECCNMR, encoded by the exons atgaaaaaaccCAAATTGTCAAAAGTGGAAAAAATCGACAAGATTGATCTGTTCTCTTCACTATGGAAGCAGAGATCGATTCGTGTAATAATGGCAATTGGGTTTCTCTATCTGCTTATTGTCTCAGTAGAGATACCTCTCGTTTTCAAATCCTGGTCCAGCAGCTCCATCTCCATTGAATCTCTTTCTCGACTCGAGAGCGAGCAAGAGCCCCTAGTCGTCTCAATCCCTAATCCTCCTTCGTTGAAGCCAGTTTCGTACCCTAATTCGGACTCCACCATTGTTAACCGGACGGACCAGAACAAGGTCCGTGAGCATCACCGTGGTCTGCTCTCAAGCTTGAGATTTGATTCGGAAACTTTCGACCCGAGTAGCAAAGACGGGTCAGTGGAGCTTCACAAGTCAGCCAAGGAAGCTTGGCAGCTAGGTCGAAAGCTATGGAAGGAGCTCGAATCAGGAAGGCTTGAGAAGCTAGTGGAGAAGCCTGAGAAGAACAAATCTGATTCATGTCCACATTCGGTTTCGTTAACCGGGTCGGAATTTATGAACCGGGAGAACAAACTGATGGAGCTGCCGTGTGGTTTGACGTTGGGTTCGCATATAACCTTAGTGGGAAGGCCAAGGAAAAGCCATCCCAAGGATGGAGATTGGTCTAAGTTGGTGTCCCAGTTTGTGATAGAGCTACAAGGTTTAAAGACTGTTGAAGGAGAGGATCCTCCTCGGATTCTGCATTTCAATCCCAGGCTTAAGGGAGATTGGAGCAAAAAACCTGTGATTGAGCAGAACAGTTGCTATAGGATGCAATGGGGACCTGCACAACGATGCGAAGGGTGGAAGTCAAGAGATGAGGAAGAGACTG TTGATAGTCATGTCAAGTGTGAGAAGTGGATCCGTGATGATGATAACTACTCAGAAGGGTCGAGGGCAAGATGGTGGTTAAATAGACTTATAGGAAGGAGAAAAAGGGTTAAAGTAGAATGGCCGTTTCCTTTTGTAGAAGAGAAGCTGTTTGTTCTAACTCTTAGCGCCGGTTTAGAGGGTTACCATATCAATGTTGATGGAAAGCATGTTACATCTTTCCCTTATCGCACT GGTTTCACCCTCGAGGATGCAACAGGACTAACCGTAAATGGAGACATTGATGTTCATTCTGTTTTTGTTGCCTCTCTGCCAACATCACATCCTAGCTTTGCTCCCCAAAGGCATCTCGAGTTGTCAAAGAGATGGCAGGCCCCTGTAGTTCCCGATGGGCCTGTGGAGCTCTTTATCGGCATCCTTTCCGCAGGCAATCATTTCTCTGAGCGGATGGCCGTGAGGAAATCCTGGATGCAGCATGTTCTTATTACATCTGCAAAAGTTGTTGCTCGTTTCTTTGTGGCGCTG CATGGGAGAAAGGAGGTGAATGTGGAATTGAAGAAAGAAGCAGAGTATTTTGGGGACATTGTACTTGTTCCTTACATGGATAGCTATGATCTTGTCGTGCTAAAAACTGTTGCCATATGTGAACACGGA GCTCTTGCATTTTCTGCAAAGAACATAATGAAGTGTGACGATGATACATTTGTAAAACTTGGTGCTGTGATTAATGAAGTGAAAAAGGTACCCGAAGGTAGAAGCCTGTACATTGGTAACATGAATTATTACCACAAACCTCTCCGTGGTGGTAAATGGGCAGTCACATACGAG GAATGGCCAGAGGAGGACTACCCGCCCTACGCAAATGGACCTGGATATGTTCTATCTTCTGACATTGCGCGCTTCATTGTAGAAGAGTTTGAGAGACATAAATTACGG TTGTTCAAGATGGAGGACGTGAGTGTTGGAATGTGGGTTGAGCATTTCAAGAACACAACAAACCCAGTGGATTACAG GCACAGTCTGAGATTTTGTCAGTTTGGCTGTGTTGAGAACTACTACACAGCTCATTACCAGTCGCCGAGACAGATGATATGCTTATGGGATAAGCTCTTAAGACAGAACAAGCCCGAGTGTTGTAACATGAGATGA
- the LOC104751348 gene encoding hydroxyproline O-galactosyltransferase GALT5 isoform X2 translates to MKKPKLSKVEKIDKIDLFSSLWKQRSIRVIMAIGFLYLLIVSVEIPLVFKSWSSSSISIESLSRLESEQEPLVVSIPNPPSLKPVSYPNSDSTIVNRTDQNKVREHHRGLLSSLRFDSETFDPSSKDGSVELHKSAKEAWQLGRKLWKELESGRLEKLVEKPEKNKSDSCPHSVSLTGSEFMNRENKLMELPCGLTLGSHITLVGRPRKSHPKDGDWSKLVSQFVIELQGLKTVEGEDPPRILHFNPRLKGDWSKKPVIEQNSCYRMQWGPAQRCEGWKSRDEEETVDSHVKCEKWIRDDDNYSEGSRARWWLNRLIGRRKRVKVEWPFPFVEEKLFVLTLSAGLEGYHINVDGKHVTSFPYRTGFTLEDATGLTVNGDIDVHSVFVASLPTSHPSFAPQRHLELSKRWQAPVVPDGPVELFIGILSAGNHFSERMAVRKSWMQHVLITSAKVVARFFVALHGRKEVNVELKKEAEYFGDIVLVPYMDSYDLVVLKTVAICEHGALAFSAKNIMKCDDDTFVKLGAVINEVKKVPEGRSLYIGNMNYYHKPLRGGKWAVTYEEWPEEDYPPYANGPGYVLSSDIARFIVEEFERHKLRLFKMEDVSVGMWVEHFKNTTNPVDYRHSLRFCQFGCVENYYTAHYQSPRQMICLWDKLLRQNKPECCNMR, encoded by the exons atgaaaaaaccCAAATTGTCAAAAGTGGAAAAAATCGACAAGATTGATCTGTTCTCTTCACTATGGAAGCAGAGATCGATTCGTGTAATAATGGCAATTGGGTTTCTCTATCTGCTTATTGTCTCAGTAGAGATACCTCTCGTTTTCAAATCCTGGTCCAGCAGCTCCATCTCCATTGAATCTCTTTCTCGACTCGAGAGCGAGCAAGAGCCCCTAGTCGTCTCAATCCCTAATCCTCCTTCGTTGAAGCCAGTTTCGTACCCTAATTCGGACTCCACCATTGTTAACCGGACGGACCAGAACAAGGTCCGTGAGCATCACCGTGGTCTGCTCTCAAGCTTGAGATTTGATTCGGAAACTTTCGACCCGAGTAGCAAAGACGGGTCAGTGGAGCTTCACAAGTCAGCCAAGGAAGCTTGGCAGCTAGGTCGAAAGCTATGGAAGGAGCTCGAATCAGGAAGGCTTGAGAAGCTAGTGGAGAAGCCTGAGAAGAACAAATCTGATTCATGTCCACATTCGGTTTCGTTAACCGGGTCGGAATTTATGAACCGGGAGAACAAACTGATGGAGCTGCCGTGTGGTTTGACGTTGGGTTCGCATATAACCTTAGTGGGAAGGCCAAGGAAAAGCCATCCCAAGGATGGAGATTGGTCTAAGTTGGTGTCCCAGTTTGTGATAGAGCTACAAGGTTTAAAGACTGTTGAAGGAGAGGATCCTCCTCGGATTCTGCATTTCAATCCCAGGCTTAAGGGAGATTGGAGCAAAAAACCTGTGATTGAGCAGAACAGTTGCTATAGGATGCAATGGGGACCTGCACAACGATGCGAAGGGTGGAAGTCAAGAGATGAGGAAGAGACTG TTGATAGTCATGTCAAGTGTGAGAAGTGGATCCGTGATGATGATAACTACTCAGAAGGGTCGAGGGCAAGATGGTGGTTAAATAGACTTATAGGAAGGAGAAAAAGGGTTAAAGTAGAATGGCCGTTTCCTTTTGTAGAAGAGAAGCTGTTTGTTCTAACTCTTAGCGCCGGTTTAGAGGGTTACCATATCAATGTTGATGGAAAGCATGTTACATCTTTCCCTTATCGCACT GGTTTCACCCTCGAGGATGCAACAGGACTAACCGTAAATGGAGACATTGATGTTCATTCTGTTTTTGTTGCCTCTCTGCCAACATCACATCCTAGCTTTGCTCCCCAAAGGCATCTCGAGTTGTCAAAGAGATGGCAGGCCCCTGTAGTTCCCGATGGGCCTGTGGAGCTCTTTATCGGCATCCTTTCCGCAGGCAATCATTTCTCTGAGCGGATGGCCGTGAGGAAATCCTGGATGCAGCATGTTCTTATTACATCTGCAAAAGTTGTTGCTCGTTTCTTTGTGGCGCTG CATGGGAGAAAGGAGGTGAATGTGGAATTGAAGAAAGAAGCAGAGTATTTTGGGGACATTGTACTTGTTCCTTACATGGATAGCTATGATCTTGTCGTGCTAAAAACTGTTGCCATATGTGAACACGGA GCTCTTGCATTTTCTGCAAAGAACATAATGAAGTGTGACGATGATACATTTGTAAAACTTGGTGCTGTGATTAATGAAGTGAAAAAGGTACCCGAAGGTAGAAGCCTGTACATTGGTAACATGAATTATTACCACAAACCTCTCCGTGGTGGTAAATGGGCAGTCACATACGAG GAATGGCCAGAGGAGGACTACCCGCCCTACGCAAATGGACCTGGATATGTTCTATCTTCTGACATTGCGCGCTTCATTGTAGAAGAGTTTGAGAGACATAAATTACGG TTGTTCAAGATGGAGGACGTGAGTGTTGGAATGTGGGTTGAGCATTTCAAGAACACAACAAACCCAGTGGATTACAGGCACAGTCTGAGATTTTGTCAGTTTGGCTGTGTTGAGAACTACTACACAGCTCATTACCAGTCGCCGAGACAGATGATATGCTTATGGGATAAGCTCTTAAGACAGAACAAGCCCGAGTGTTGTAACATGAGATGA
- the LOC104751347 gene encoding HIPL1 protein: MRLLHQFFFCLFLSSCFALSSLALPLCSDSRAPLEVNSTLSFCPYKVKTCCNTMEDSNLNKQFQAMNISDKGCASVVKSILCAKCDPYSSDLFRDNSDQQSVPILCNSTSSANSTTDFCSETWETCQNVSISGSLFAASLQGRAGAPSNNNTSKLADLWQSKTDFCSAFGGASSNETVCFNGEPVTLNDTTPVKPPSGLCLEKIGNGSYLNMVPHPDGSNRAFFSTQPGIVFLAGIPDQDSGGVLDVDPSSPFVDLTDEIHFDTEFGMMGMAFHPKFAQNGRFFASFNCDKSKWPGCTGRCSCNSDVNCDPSKITPDSGSQPCQYQTVIAEYTTNGTSSDPSKAKNAKPTEVRRIFTMGLPFTSHHAGQILFGPDGYLYFMMGDGGGGADPYNFSQNKKSLLGKIMRLDVDNIPSASEISKMGLWGNYTIPKDNPFREDKDLEPEIWAVGLRNPWRCSFDSSRPSYFMCADVGQDTYEEVDLITKGGNYGWRVYEGPNIFHPESSPGGNTSAKSVNTILPVMGYNHSEVDSSGKSASITGGYFYRSETDPCTAGMYVYADLYGNGVWAGIETPANSGNFVSNRTTFNCADDSPMKCSDSPGSSGPSLGYVFSFGEDNNKDIYLLTSNGVYRVVRPSRCNLTCSKENSTAARRNPGPSSSPSSSSSSCYKHMNGFYGSLMVLFVSLSLILLGSLN; this comes from the exons ATGAGGCTTCTTCATCAgttcttcttctgtttgtttCTGTCATCATGCTTCGCTCTTTCTTCCTTGGCTCTTCCTCTTTGTTCCGATTCaa gagcTCCATTGGAGGTGAATTCGACATTGAGCTTTTGTCCTTACAAAGTAAAGACATGCTGCAATACAATGGAAGATTCCAATTTGAATAAGCAATTCCAAGCTATGAACATTTCCGACAAGGGTTGTGCTTCTGTTGTAAAGTCAATCCTTTGTGCT AAATGCGATCCTTATTCATCGGACTTATTCAGAGATAATTCAGATCAACAGTCTGTTCCAATCCTCTGCAACTCTACCAGCTCAGCAAATTCCACAACGGACTTTTGCTCTGAGACATGGGAGACATGTCAAAACGTCTCCATATCGGGTTCTCTTTTCGCTGCTTCATTGCAAGGCCGAGCTGGAGCGCCATCAAATAACAATACCTCCAAGCTTGCTGATCTGTGGCAGTCCAAAACCGATTTCTGCAGTGCCTTTGGTGGAGCTAGCTCCAATGAAACTGTTTGCTTCAACGGTGAGCCTGTTACTCTTAATGACACTACTCCTGTCAAGCCACCTTCTGGTCTATGCCTTGAGAAAATCGGGAACGGTTCTTACCTCAACATGGTTCCTCACCCTGATGGCTCGAACCGTGCCTTTTTCTCTACACAACCTGGAATAGTATTCTTGGCTGGTATACCGGATCAGGATTCAGGCGGGGTATTGGATGTGGATCCATCTAGTCCGTTTGTGGATTTGACTGATGAGATTCATTTTGATACTGAGTTTGGAATGATGGGAATGGCTTTTCATCCAAAATTTGCTCAAAATGGACGGTTCTTCGCTTCTTTCAACTGTGATAAGTCCAAGTGGCCGGGATGTACTGGAAGGTGCTCATGTAACTCCGATGTGAACTGTGATCCTTCCAAAATAACTCCTGACAGTGGATCACAACCATGCCAATACCAAACCGTAATAGCTGAGTATACAACCAATGGTACCTCGTCAGACCCTTCTAAG GCGAAGAACGCTAAGCCAACAGAAGTCAGGAGGATTTTCACAATGGGACTTCCTTTCACATCTCACCATGCTGGACAGATTCTCTTTGGTCCAGATGGATACCTATACTTCATGATGGGAGATGGAGGCGGAGGCGCAGACCCGTATAATTTCTCACAGAACAAGAAATCTTTGCTAGGAAAGATCATGAGGCTTGACGTAGATAACATTCCTA GTGCTTCTGAGATCTCCAAAATGGGTCTATGGGGAAACTACACTATACCAAAAGACAACCCTTTCCGTGAAGACAAAGATCTTGAACCTGAAATATGGGCTGTTGGATTGAGAAATCCATGGAGATGCAGCTTTGATTCTTCTAGACCTTCTTACTTCATGTGTGCTGATGTTGGACAG GACACATATGAAGAGGTGGATCTCATTACCAAAGGAGGAAACTACGGTTGGCGTGTTTACGAAGGCCCAAATATTTTCCATCCGGAGTCATCCCCTGGAGGAAACACATCTGCTAAGTCAGTAAACACGATACTTCCTGTGATGGGTTACAACCACTCTGAAGTTGACTCAAGTGGAAAATCAGCTTCAATCACTGGAGGATACTTCTATAGATCAGAGACTGATCCTTGCACAGCTGGAAT GTACGTGTATGCTGATCTATATGGAAATGGCGTGTGGGCGGGGATTGAAACGCCTGCTAATAGCGGGAACTTTGTGAGCAACAGAACAACCTTCAACTGCGCCGACGACTCACCTATGAAATGCAGTGATTCTCCGGGAAGTTCAGGGCCATCTCTAGGCTATGTCTTCTCCTTTGGTGAAGATAACAACAAAGACATCTACTTACTCACAAGCAACGGTGTCTATAGAGTGGTTAGGCCGAGCCGTTGCAACTTGACTTGCTCCAAAGAGAACTCCACAGCAGCTAGAAGAAATCCCGGTCCCTCAAGttcaccttcttcatcatcgtcttcttgtTATAAGCATATGAATGGTTTCTATGGAAGCTTGATGGTTTTATTCGTGTCTCTGTCTTTGATTCTGCTAGGTTCattaaactag